The Medicago truncatula cultivar Jemalong A17 chromosome 7, MtrunA17r5.0-ANR, whole genome shotgun sequence genome includes the window TAAACCAAGAAGTTCAGAATTGGTGTCTCAACATTTTACCTTGTCTAGAAGTCAAGATAAAAGTTTTTGATGAAAGTAACGGAAATCAATTGTACTTGAGGTTGTGGATCAGGTAGATTAGAATTGAAAGTCAATGGATACAAAGGATTGAAATTCTCAAGATCAAATGTTAGATCAAAATGATACCAGAAGTAGAGAttcagaaaacaaaaaaaatgaacaactaGAAGTTGGAAAGCAAAGCACCAAgaataacaacttatttcaagAGTTACTTTATCATCAAGGTGAGCCattaaaagacaaaaacaaCTAGTTTTTACTTTCTTACCAAGACAAACCTCTATAAAAGGTATCATCATTCAAATGAAAAGTATAGTCTATCTCATATCCAACCTCTCTCATTCTGCATCAGAATCAAATCGCAAAAAGATCAAATGTGGAAAAATCAAGGTTGCTTAAAAAGATCATAATCATCGTCAAAATTAAGATTCATTCTCAACATTAGATAGCAATTACAAATATACTCAAGCATCCACTATATCTTTGACACATATTTTACAATGTATTTGAAAAGTTCAAATTCACTTTAGTGTGAATAGATTATACTTATAGAGAAATAGCGAAAAATCATTTTGAGATCAAATTGATCATTGTTAAAATCTAGATCATAAAGGAATTGTGTATTCAGTTGCAAAGCTTCACTAATCTTATTTACGCTATAAAGGTGGATTGTGTGGTATCTAAAGTCTAAAGAGGTTGTCTAAAACTTGTACGGTCAGGTAGACCGAAAAGAAAAGTGTACAAAATCTGAGTGGGTATCTCAGGTAGCATATTGGAAAATCCCAGTGTTTATGGGACTAGACTAGTCTAGTTAGGGTGAACCATAATAACTTGTTTGTGTCATCTTCTTTGTCCCTTCACTCCTTTATTTGATAGTTCATAAGAAAACACAATCAtccaatttcttcttctatcaaattaactttgatacataatttatattattagattatttttaattatgattatttttacttCAACTGATATCAGAGCTTAAACTATGAGGGTTTGAGCACCTAACAAGTGTTAGAGGAAAGATTCAGAAAGAAGTAAATAGATGATCAAAGAATTTCACCAGCAAACTTTATCACATATAAGAAGGTTCTCAATCAAGACCACATTTCTTCAATGGGTTAAAATATAGCTTTTAGAAAGGAAATGTGCAACTCTACATCAAATCTCAAGATACAAGCATGTGTAGGATAGTAACTAATGGTGATTATGTTCCAATGGTTACTTAAGAGGATGAAAATCAATTTGAAAAACTAGAAGACACCTGGAAAAGAGCAGAACAAGAAAAAGTTCTCTTGAATGGAAAAGCACATCTAATCTTATCACTTGGCTTGAGTATGCAAGAAAGTGAATGAGTAGAAGAATGTGCTACTACAAATAAGGTGTGGGCCCGCAACACCTTCAAATGAGAGACCAAAACCATATCCATCAAACTCATCAGGGCCGTCCCTATAAAACTGGAAGCTCAGCTCTCATAGTAAAAATAGgtctctaataaaaaaaaaaacgcacaatttttttataagattaatcttctatttaaagaaaataacactcgTATAATGATTATTAGTCACCGAAATCAAAATTAGCAATTATTTTTACTGAAGACATGTTTTTTAACTTAGAAATAGAAACATGCAACATGATTTTTTACTtagaaattgaaacataaaacatgtttatttttcttttttgagcgGGGGTGGGGGATATTGagcaatgattttttttcttgaggcCCATCATTTTTGAAGGCCCAACTCGATTGAGCTCTTTGCACTCCTCAAAGAACGACCCTGAAACTCATACATCTACCGTTTAGTTGCACACAAGTAAATTTCCTCcccaaattaaaatgaagatcaattaatttagtatttatttttctaaatcaaGAGCAAATTGACACGATTAAAGGACGTCCAAACTGAACTGTCGCGCCACTCTAATCCAATGTCAACtgcttatatatattatttaaaaaaaggaaaaattcatAAACTGGGGGAACATAAAACCTGACTCAATAGGTCCAAGTGAATCAACCTTACGTATAATACCACAATAGGAACAACATAATGGATCATACCCTAATTGCTAGCCAACTGGGTCTATATTTGGATGGATGAACCGACTACTAACACAAGAACGAATCACATACCATCCAACTCCCTGCAACAACATGAATTATAGGCAATAACAAATATTCGAGCCCCAAACAGTTAGTGGACTAAACCCTAATTGTTAACTAACTGGGTCTATATTTGGACGGATGAACTGTCTGTCAACACAAGAATGGATCACATTCCATCCAACTCCCTGCAACAACATGAACTACACGCAATAATGAACCTTTGGAGCCCCAAATAATCCATGTTGAATAGTAAGGACTGATGTATATTAGAGGTTAACCTGAAACCTTAAATCTACAGATCTCAACAGGTTTGGACAATGATCAAATAATCTAGTATATTCTTTTGCCACACTTctctaaaaaaactcaaacttccCCATTCTCTCCTCGTTTTCCATCACCAAATGAAAATCTCCTACACAACACCAAAGATCCTTCACCATCCCTTTCTTCTTCACCAAAATATAAACCCACATTGACTTTTTCCGCCAAATCACATGGGCCGGGCatggaaattttaaaataaccaTTTTTATCTTGTGCACCTCCAATTCAAGACATACACCCTAGATAAGCCATTCCCATGGAAAGATCCTATGATATTACAATCCCATAAGATTAATAACCTCTTGtaattgtttttgttcataTCCAATCCTtgcaaatacaaaaataatatctttaaCCTCCGATTTCAAACACAGTCTAATAAAATCACTCCATATGATCCAACAAGATGCcattaaagaataaaaacaactaattttaaatttaacaaatGATCATTTTCATCTCTAAATGTATAATGAGTATGTACAACAGTCCTTCAATGTAGCAAAGTTACAAAATAGTCATTGATCGTACACTATGTTAGACAAAATAGTCACTAGTTGTGCACTCTATTAATCAAAATAACCTTTGACGTTTAAATGTTTCCTTTAACGTCATGGCCTTGGAGCTCTTGGAGGGTCGAAGTGTGATGGGTTAACATGTGAAGGGTTAAAACAGAGCGTATACATGAGTGCAtattcaaaaatgaaaataattattatgaCTATTGCTACTTTAAGAAATTATTGTGACTAATCATTATATATTCAGAGATGAAAATgactatttattcattttaaatttgaagagactaaatataaaaaaaataaaaaataatatatgttgattttaagttcaatataaaatataaatgttattttccaAGTTTATAACTtaccttttgttttttaattgaaaaagaaaaaacctatCTTTCTTCTTTTGTCGAAAAACGTTCATTTTCCTCGAAGCTTTTAACTGAGCGGAAAGTGGCAACTGCTCCCTGGTCCCCAATTTTGGGGAAAGCAGAAACCTTACAGATATTTTCCAAACCACATGGATCACTTATACAGAAATAGAGTATTAAATGAAGTCAATTGACATTTACCAATATTTCAACTATGCCTACCACATATAACTATATCTCACATCATTTCTAGGGTGTAACGGTTCGGTTTGGACTGATTTTCAGTCAAAAAAGTGTCCGAACTGATGAATTCTTcgttggtttggtttggttcggattTCACTCTTGTTTAAAAAAGgaaccaaaccaaaaaaatcggtttggatcggttcgttTGATCGgtttatttgaaaatagaattataaaattcatttttcacaAATTTGTACTTCATGCATACAACATACATCATACTAAAATATTTCATCGAACATTGTAtttcatattttagtttttcatgttctctatttttcaaaaaccttTTTATAACCAATAGATGAACGATCTCAATGGTGGCGAGGAACGACGGTTAGGTGCGGTTGACGACTAaggtttattttttagaaaaataaaatagagtctGAGTGATTAGATGAGATGATGATGAGAGAAATCAATGGATTCAAGAGTACTTTATGTTGGGACTTAATTTTAGGCCTAATCATAAGTGTGTTAGGAGGGATAATATTAGTAAAATGGAGAGTGAGATTACCATCGGTTCGGTTCCTTagatcttaaaattaaaaaccaagAACCGAACCAAACAAGGTCGGTTTAGATTGGTTCGGTTCGGCTTTGATCCAAACCAGACAAGATGGGATACCTTTTAAGTTTGTTTCGGTTTGGACTTTTGATTTCATCGGTTTTGTCCGAACAACTTACACCCCTAAtcatttcaaagaaaaataccAACTATATTTCACATAACTACACTTCATCAATTTAGTGTGATACACATGGTAGATGTTTTAATCTCTTAACTATTTAAAAATGGTTCGATCCCTAACTAGTGCATTAAATGAAGCCAATTGAtatttaccaatttttttatgtcaagtagtctagtggctagattCAAACACATTatgtgtggagaagtggggaatCTGGGATTCGAAACACAACCCCTATACAAATTATCTCTGGTAGGTACCAACTGAGCTACACTTACAGGACTGATATTTACCAATTTGTCACCTATTCCTCATTTAACTATATTTCACATAACTATACTTTTATCAATTTAGCACCATAGAGGTAGTAGATGTTTTAATCTCGTAATTATCTAATAATGGTTCGATCGTTAATCGGTGCGCTTGACAAAAAATACGTGTCAAGAgaggtttttctttgtttgggtTACCGTCATGTTGGCAAAAAATTTCTACAAAAGTGACAATTAGaaagaaatggagggagtatattagAAAGTACATGGAAAATTGTGGAttctagagatttttttttgggaaatatgTTCTTGATATTTTGTTAGGTTGCAAACTCTCCTCACACAATAAATGTTACAACATTGGAAGCAAAGTTGATTCGGTACAACATTCTCTATAAATAGTCCTTAGCTACACCATAACACAATCATCACCTCCACACTCATTCACACACTTGAAGTACATTCCCTCTTCAAAAATTTCCAAAACAATCATGGCTACCTCAATGTTTGTCAAGGTTACATGCTTGACTGTGATATGCTTGGTTCTGGGCATATCCATGACCAATGCTGCGCTTTCATGTCCTCAGGTGCAACTCACTGTAGTACCATGCCTTGGGTACCTTAGGAACCCTGGTCCATCTGTCCCTGCACCATGTTGCAATGGGCTTAGGGGTTTAAATAACCAAGCTAAAACTACTCCTGAGCGTCAAAGTGTTTGTAGGTGTCTGAAGACCACTGCACAAAGCTTGTCTGGTCTAAATGTTCCTGCTCTTGCTACTCTTCCTAAAAAGTGTGGTGTCAATTTGCCCTATAAAATTAGCACCGCCATTGACTGCAACACGTATGTACATCTCTCTCTAAATCAACCTTCTTTTTTGATTTCATATAccctttatattttgttgaggaAATTCCCAcactattttcaaaattcactTTGATTTATGGGCAAAGAATGGTGGAATATGGAGAATCTAAAAttcactttgtaaaaatatttgggCGAAGAATCCAAAATTCACTttgtaaaaagttaaaatatgaagaattcaaaattacCATGATGGAATATTCGTTTTTTTACTTGAGATATTTTCATACCTCACATAAATTGCATAAGCTGTTTGAATTGTGAGTTTTTTTATCATGTGTAAATTTACACACCGTTGGCACGATAACTGGTACACCAGAGGTGCGTCCTTCCTGGTCCTCTCGTACTAGAGAAAGGTCCTCTCAATGCTCTAACGCCCACACCGGATATGGACCGAACTGTCTCACGACGTTCTGAACCCAGCTCACGTACCGCTTTAATGGGCGAACAGCCCAACCCTTGGAACATACTACAGCTCCAGGTGGCGAAGAGCCGACATCGAGGTGTCAAACCTTCCCGTCGATGTGAGCTCTTGGGGAAGATCAGCCTGTTATCCCTAGAGTAACTTTTATCCGTTGAGCGACTTCCCTAGAGTAACTTCCTATAGTAAGTTTGTAATGAAACTTgtacattttatattaaatactCCATCCCTTAattttttaagtgtcgttttgGAAAAGTAACATCAAATTAAAGAAGTGTGTTTAACATTTTCTTACTATTATACCCATCATTTTAATTCAACaataaattcctttttttttttgcaaacacTTTCTCT containing:
- the LOC11428691 gene encoding non-specific lipid-transfer protein 1, with the protein product MATSMFVKVTCLTVICLVLGISMTNAALSCPQVQLTVVPCLGYLRNPGPSVPAPCCNGLRGLNNQAKTTPERQSVCRCLKTTAQSLSGLNVPALATLPKKCGVNLPYKISTAIDCNTPTLGTYYSSRWRRADIEVSNLPVDVSSWGRSACYP